DNA sequence from the Fibrobacter sp. UWB11 genome:
TTCAAATTCAGCAGCTTTGCCCAATTGCGCCACAAGCGTCTTACGAACGGAGGCATAACCATCCTTCAAGTCGTTCGTCAAAGCCCAGTCTGCAATTGACAAGCGAGCATTAGAGTCATCCCATTTGCCATCTTTTGCAATATCGTCAACAACTTCCTTGAAGAACTTCGCAAAATCATCACTCCCGCCTTGCAACAAGACTGTTGCAGCCAATAGCGCCGCACCCGATTCGCTAATATCAGAAACATGAATCATCTCGCTCACATCGTAATCAAAAGATTCCAGATGGAACATGTTCCATACTTCTTCGGCCGCTTTTTTCTTTGCTTCATCAAAAGAAAGTTTGTTCCCTTTCAAGAGCTCAAGAACTCGATGGGCCTCAAGCGTCGTCAGCATATTCAAGTTGAAAATTTCACCGGAAGTCACATCACCCAACGTCATAAACGAAAGACTTGCGTACTTGCCATCTGCAACTTTTTTGATGGAGCCATCAACGGTGAACTTTACATAAGGCTGTGTCAAATTAATTTTATTTATTTCGTACGCACCATTTTTAGCAACATTACTCACATAGAATGTTTTTGTTTCTTTATACGCAGAGTCAGCATCTAGCTGCACCATGCCTATTTTTGCATCCATCACGAAATAGTCCAGGGCTATCATCCCCGAAACAGTTCCATCGACAAAGACATAGACGACATCCAAACCGTCTTCTGTCGGAGGCAACTCGATTGTTATAGCACTAGAAGACGAGACCTTCCCTTTATTAACGCTACTCGATGATTTATTTTGCGAAACAACTCTTGAAGAAGAGCTATCTTCTTTTTTGCTAGACAGCTCGCTTGTTTTGTCGTCAAAGTGGCTAACAGGGTCATCACCGCATGCCGCTAAAAGCGATGCGCATAAAACAAAAAGTAAAATATGGGTGCATAAAGCACGGCCCTGAAAAACTTTCCGAGAAAAAATTCTCATAGAAAAGCCCTCTCCTATTCAAGTTCTTTGCCATTTAAACACCCCATAATAAAATTATAATTTTTACAAAAAAATAGCAACAACAAAAAACGAACAAAGCACCTTAAATAAGGTGCTTCGCAAATAGAACACAGCGTTTCGCTAAAGCATCTTACCCGTTTCAAGGAAACGGGTGTGCATTTCAAAGGCGCGTGAAAGCGCAAGCGGCAGATGGATACCCTTCGCATGCTTGATGCCATATTCCAAGACATCCGTAAGCTCAGCACGATAATCGGGATGGGCACAGTTCTTGATAATCAAGCGGGCACGTTCTTCTACCGGCAAACCGCGAAGGTCCGCAAGTCCCTGTTCCGTCACAAAAATCTGCGTATCGTGATCGGTATGGTCAACATGGCTCACGTAAGGCACAACGCTCGAAATCGCGCCACCCTTTGCAACAGACGGTGTCAAGAAAAATCCGAGAGCGCAATGGCGAGCAAAATCGGCAGAACCGCCAATACCATTCATCATGGCAGAACCGCAAACAAGCGAACTGTTCACATTACCAAAGATATCGACTTCAAGCGCCGTATTCATGGAAATCACGCCAAGGCGACGGATTACGTCGGGACTGTTGCTCACTTCTTGCTGACGGATAACAAAATGCTTTTTCCATTCGGCGCTATTTTCAACAAATTCTTTCTGGGCAGCCTGTGAAAGCGTAAGTGCCGTACCCGATGCAATTCCTAGTTTCCCTTTCTTGAGAAGCGGAAGAACAGCCTCCTGAATAACTTCGGTATAAAGATCAATTTGTCCCAAACGTTCATCATCGGCCATAGCGCAAAGCACAGCATTCGCGACCTTGCCTACACCGCTCTGGTAAGCAAGTCCCTTAGGGAGCCTGCCATGGGATTCTTCAAAGCGGATAAAGTCCAAGATGCGTTCACCGATGTTCTTCGAAATCTCATCCGGTTCTACAAACGGAGTCACTTCATCATATGCTTCGTTTTCGACAATAGCAATGACCTTATTCGGATCAATCTGTACAAATTCACCACCTACGCGGTCACCGGCACTGTAAATTGCAAGTGGTTTTGCATGTGGCGGAAGTTCCGGGAGGGCGTTATCGTGCATACCGATGCAGCTATCGCCCAAACGCGTATTCAATTCCAAGATAATCTTCGGCGCCATTTCCAAATAGCAAACGGAGTTTCCGCCCGAAGTCGAGAGACAAACACGACCATCTGGGAAAATTGCAGAGACCTCGACAATCGCAACCGTAGGTGCAGGGACAGCACCAGTACGCACAAGATAACCCATCTTGCCTAAGTGAGCGTCAATGTAGCGAATACTGCCGTCGTTAATAGCCTTGCGCAAGCTCGGATTAGACTGGTACGGCATACGGAGGTTTAACGCATTGGCACGAGCAAGCGCACCGTCACAGGAATCGCCCGTCGAGGCGCCCGCAAAAAGCGTTACTTTAAATTCTTCGCCCGATTCATGGAGTTTATCTGCACGAGCTGCAATTGCCAAGGGCACGGCTTTCGGGTATCCAGCCAAAGTAAATCCCGAAACGCCCAAAACATCACCATTACGAATCATTTCTGCAGCGTCTGCGGCGCTGCATTTCTTAGTTGTAATCCAGGTCATGCCGCAAAAATAGTATTTTTACCGCCGTGAAACACTTTATCAAATACAACGCCATCGGCGTAATGAACACATTAATTACGCTTGTAACTTTCTGGATTCTCCACGAAAACCTGAACTGGGACTATAGACTCGCAAATTTTCTCGGTTTCGTTGTTGGAGGCCTCAACAGCTACATCATGAACCGCATCTGGAACTTCAAGAGCACGAACAAAAAACGCACAGAAGTCATCCGATTCATTATCGTTTTCCTCTGCTCGTACGGAGTTAATTACCTTGTACTTAAAGGAGCAACGCACGTACTTACAACAGCTTCTTGGTGCGCAAGCTTTACCGAATTCATCTCTCAGTTCATGAAGCCGACCACGTTCGCAAACCTCATCGCAAACGTAGTATACGTGCTCGTAAGCTTTACGCTCTATAAGAAATGGGTGTTTAAGACAAATGCGTAAGGCGAGCGAAGCAGGATTGCTTGCAAGCCTAGTTCCGAGCCGAGCATTTAACGCCGTTGGCGTTCGTGGCTGCGGTTATGCCATATCTGAATACAAGTATTCAGTTGCGTCATAACCTTGCACACTATTGGCACTTGAACGAAGTGAACATACAACTAGGCTATTGCTGTAGGCAATATTAGCGGTTAGAAATTATAAAGGCGCACGGGTCAACTAACCGTGCGCCTTTATACTATCAGCGTTATTGCTCTGCATTAGGAACTGCGCAGTGTATTACGACATTGCGCAGTACGTTCATTGCGATTAACTCCATTCATCATATACAAAAAGGGCGTCCTTGCGGACGCCCCTTTTTAGTTCTCAGTTATGATCGAAGATTACTTTTCGAACGGAACGAGTTCAACACGGCGGTTGAGCTTGCGGCCCTTCTTCGTCTTGTTATCTGCGATCGGCTTGTCAGAACCGTAACCAACAGCGCGGAGACGTTCGCTGTCAATGCCCTTCTTGACGAGGTACTTGACAACAGCCTGAGCACGCTTTTCAGACATAACCTTGTTCTTTTCTTCAGAACCAGTGTCATCGGTGTGACCCTGGACTTCGAGGTTGACAGCCGGGAGCTTCTTGAGCAACTTAGCGATATTGTTCAAGGTCTTGTTGCTGCTTGCAGTGAGCTTAGCAGAACCGGTCTTGAACTGGATACCCTTCTTGAGCTTGTCGAGGTCCTGGTTCTTGTTCGGGCAGCCGTTCTTATCAACTGCAACGCCAACGAGGGTGTTCGGGCACTTGTCGAGGTGATCGGCAACGCCATCCTTGTCGGAGTCAACCGGGCAACCAACTTCGTCAACAGAGACGCCAGCCGGAGTATTCGGGCACTTGTCGAGAGCGTCAACAATACCGTCCTTATCGCCATCCGGGCTGCAACCATCAGCGTTAACCGGGAGACCAGCCGGAGTGCTCGGGCACTTGTCGAGGTAGTCAGCAACGCCATCGTTGTCAGAGTCAACCGGGCAGCCCTTGCCGTCAACAGCAATGCCAGACTGAGTATTCGGGCACTGGTCGAGGTAGTCAGCAACGCCGTCCTTATCAGAGTCGATCGGGCAGCCAGCAGCGTCGATAGTAGCACCAGAAGCAGTGTTCGGGCACTTGTCGAGGTAGTCAGCAACGCCGTCCTTATCAGAGTCAACCGGGCAGCCAGCAGCGTCAACAACTACGCCAGCCGGAGTTTCAGCGCACTGGTCGATGCCATCAGCAACACCGTCATTGTCGGAGTCAACCGGGCAGCCAGCAGCGTCAACAACAGCACCAGCCGGAGTTTCAGCGCACTGGTCGAGACCATCAAACACGCCATCGTTGTCACCGTCAACCGGGCAACCGTTAGCGTCAACAACAGCACCAGCCGGAGTGCCTGCGCACTGGTCGATGTTGTTTGCTACGCCATCATTGTCTTCATCAGCACCGCGGACGTTACCGAAGCGCCAGACGAGAGAAGCAGTACCTGCATAACGCGGAGTCGGGGTATAGCCGTACTGAACCTTCTTGCCATTCTTGTCAGTGTAGTAGAGCTGGTATTCAGCAGCATCCTTCATTTCGTCCTTATACTTCCAAGTGAAGTTGGAGAGAGCGCGGATGCCCACATCGAGACCGAGAGCGATGTCGATGTTTGCCGGGAGGTGGAAACGGAGACCCGGGGTAAGAGTGAACGGATCGTAACCCGGTTCACGATGATATGTACCCTTTTCTACACGGAATTCACCGTTAGCTTCAACGAAGATGTCCATCCAATCGGTCGGGAGGACGTTGATGCCACCACCATAGACCAAGGTGTTAGAACCCTTCGTCACGGTGCCGACGAAACCGACGTTACCGTTGAAACGGAGCGGAGCGCCAACCTTCTGGAGGTCGAGAGTGAGGATCAATTCACCGCCGAAAGCCATGTTGCGGAGGCCGTACGGATGGGTTTCACCACCGTTGGCATGCAAGAACCAAGCATGACGCGGACGAACACCGACGGCCTTGTCGCCAGTCGGGAAGTAGAACTGAGCAGCAATGGCAGCATTGAACATGCCATCGGTCATTTCATCGAACGGAAGCTTTGCCTTGGCCCAGAGTTCGAGGTCACCACGGCTAGCCTTCCACATGTCACCTTCGTCGTTCAAACGAGAGTTAGCATGATCGTAGTAAAGCGGAAGAGCAAGACCTACGTCAATGAAGTCCGTAACACCAGCAGCAAAGTTGATATTTGCAGTGACGCTACCAGCATTTTCGTAGAACGAGCCAGTCTTACCACCCTTAGTATACTGGCCACCGCGAGAGAGGGACCAAGCATCATAAGAAACCTGACCACCGAATCCGGCAGCAAAGCCACCTTCACCGAGGGTATTAGCGGTTTTCTGGTTGAGACCATCGGCTCCGCCCATCAGGCCAGACTGCGCAAAAGCGAAGCTACCGGCCAAGAGAGACATTGCGACTATTTTTTTCATCTATTCTCCTTGTTATTGGTTAATATTCTTGTGACAGCCATAATAGCCAAAAGTGCTACCATAGCCAGTCCCCGCAAAACATCCGCACATGTTGAAGGCAACGGCCTTCTGCAAAGGTGCTTCCGTGCTGCGGTCAAAAGTATTCAAGGCATCTTGGATGCTTTCAGTTGTTTGAGTTGTGTGATTCGAAACACACACCAAGTTCTTCAAAAAGCTTACAAATGCAGTGCTCAAATTAGCAATATCATTAAATAAACAGGTCAGACCATCGGTGGCAGTCAACAAGGAAATGAGCAAGAAATGAAACTTGCTTTTTAGATACAACAGTATCTCAAGAATGTCGATTTCGCCATCGGCAGACGTATTCGAAGCATTTTGAGTCATTTTCTTGTTCATCTAAAAAAATCTCCAAGGACACAGAACCAACCACCGAGCGTGGTCCAATTCGGAATATAAAATAAAAAAAATTTTATTGTTTATACATTGAAACATAATATTCATGTAATTTTTTGGTGTATTTAGAGTGGATAGCCTACCAAATCAACCAAATTACGCTTTCTTTCCGTGTAAAAGCAACCCAATCAAGGGGTTAAGGCATCCAAAGAGACAAGAAAAAGGTCCTTATGCAAACCGTACAACCAATACTTTCCGTTCAAAACTTACGTCGCGACTTTAAGATGGGCGATGAAATAGTACACGCCTTACGCGGTGTGAGCTTCGACATATTCCCCGGCGAATTTGTAACGATCATGGGCACATCCGGCTCCGGCAAGTCCACCATGCTGAACATTCTAGGGTGCATGGATCGACCGACTTCCGGCCACTATATATTAGATGGTCAACATACAGAAACTTTAAAACGAGATGCGCTCGCCCGCATCCGCAGCCAGAAGCTCGGGTTCGTTTTCCAAAGCTACAACTTGCTCAGCCGTACGACCGCTATCGAGAATGTGGAACTTCCACTATTATATAACTCGAAAGTTTCTGCCGAGGAACGTCACCACCGCGCCATCGAAGCTCTCAAGATGGTCGGGCTCGAAAGCCGCATGAATCACTTGCCAAACCAGCTCTCAGGCGGCCAGCAGCAACGCGTCGCCATTGCTCGCGCGCTCGTAAACGACCCGGTGATTATCTTGGCCGACGAAGCGACCGGCAATCTCGACACACGCACCAGTTACGAAATCATGATGATATTCCAGGAGCTACACCGGCAGGGCAAGACCATTGCCTTCGTCACACACGAACCGGACATAGCGACGTTCAGCGGCAGAACTATCACACTTCGCGATGGTTTACTGAAAAAAGATGTCATCAATGAAAAAGTGCAAGACGCCAAAGCCGCATTCGAAGCACTGCCACCACCAGAAACTTTTGAAGACGATGATGAAGGAGAAGTGGAATGAATCCGTTTACATTAGCTAAGATCGCACTCCGCGCATTGTTCCGCAATCGCATGCGCACATTTCTTTCTGTACTCGGTATCGTCATCGGTGTTGCAGCCGTCATCACCATGGTCGCCATGGGCGAAGGCTCCAAAAAATCCATCAAGGAACAGATGACCGCGATGGGCACAAACGCTATCACTATCATGCCGAACCAAAGCCGTCGAGGCGGCGTGCAGACCGAATCTTCCGAATCGCTTGAAGAAGAAGATGTCATCGCCATCCGTGAAAACGCGACCTACATCAACGGCGTTTCTCCCATGGTTACCATTGGCGGGCAAGCCATTGTCGGGAACAACAACTCTCCCACCACACTTTCTGGCGTTTCTGCAGACTACCTCAAAATCCGCAACTACGAAATAGAAGACGGCGTGATGTTTGACGACGAAGCAGACCGCATGGCAAAAGTCTGCGTCATCGGACAGACCGTAGTGAAGAACCTCTTTGCAGATGAAAACCCCATCGGAAAAACGATTCGCTATAAGAGCATCCCGCTAAAAGTCATCGGAACGCTCAAAGCAAAAGGCTCCGGTGATTTCGGGCAAGACCAGGACGACGTGATATTCACTCCATACCAGACTGTAATGAGGCGTTTTTCTGCAACAACGAACATCCGTCAGATATATGCAAATTCTATAGGCGAAGGCTATGCCCAAAAGGCAACCGAAGAAATCATGAACATCTTGAAAGAACGCCGCAACTGGACAAAACCGACTGATCCGTTCCGAGTATTTACACAAGAAGAAATGATCCAAATGGTCACAAGCACCTCCGATATGCTTTCGCTCGTGCTCACCGCCATTGCGGGAATTAGTTTGTTTGTTGGCGGTATTGGTATCATGAACATCATGTACGTATCTGTCACCGAACGTACCAAGGAAATCGGACTCCGCATGGCTATCGGCGCACGCGGTCGCGACATTCTTTTACAGTTTTTGTTCGAATCTGTCATCATCAGTCTGTTGGGCGGAGCTATCGGAATTGCACTCGGCATTGCCGCTTCAGAAACTGTAAAGCTCGCCATGAACTGGCCCATGAGCGTTTCCATGACTAGCGTTGTCGTAAGCTTTGGCGTGTGCTTTGCAACAGGCGTATTCTTCGGATGGTACCCGGCACGCAAGGCAAGCAGGCTTGACCCGATTGAAGCATTGAGATTCGAATAACAACAGACTAACAAATACTTTGGCTGCAATGCCATACACAATTCCCGCGAAAGCGGGAATTTTTGTATTATTAAGTTATTGTGACAAGGAGGAAATATGATTCACAACAAAAAAGCTAGGTTACTAGCATCCTTTACAACATTGGGAGCCATTTCCGTTTCTGCCGCTTTTGCAGCAACATCCCCATACGACTTGATTAGGCCCACATGGCCGTTAAGCTGGGATGCGAAGGTATTCGAAAAATTCGATACTACAGTCACCAAGAAAACCGGAATGCTCCCCAAAGCAACAACTCCCGAGAGTTTCAAAGCCGGCGAGCTCATACCCGACACATTGGACCAGGCCTATTTCGATGCCATCAACACCAAGATTTCGCCTATCCGCGTGAACCAGGCAGGTTACCTTGAAAGCGACAACGAACGACAGTTCTACTTTGTCGGTTCCTCCGCCGAGGAATTCGAAGTCGTCGATGCCTACGGTAAATCGCTCAGCAAAAGGGTGACTGGGACATTCACCAAAAGCGAAGCCGAAACAGAAAGCAACTGGACAATTGTCGCGGGCACAAGCGCAACCACCCCCGACCAACAACGCTACAAGGTGGAACTCACAGGACCTTCTGGCAAAATCTTTATCGGAAAAATTCCGCAAACAGTCCCTACCAACAAGCGACTCAGAATCAAAGTCGGCAATGAAATTTCAAGCACGTTCATTGTAAGCGACAATGTTTATTCCATGGCCAAAGATGCAAGCCTCAAATTCTTCGGCATCCAGCGTAGCGGCAATTCTGAGTCTTGGTTCCATGGCCCGAGCCACATGAAAGACGGCGGTGGCGCCATCGTGACAAACGCAGATGAAGCCGGCGGGACATTCGACGAATCGCGTGCAGGGTCTCTTGCAGGCGGTTGGTATGACTGCGGCGATTACCTCAAGGAATCGCAAACACAGGCATTTGCCTTTATGGCCTTGGCCGTAATGTCAGCCACTAACCCATCAAAGGATGTTGACCATTACGCTTACAACCAAGCTGATTTTGTAAACACCGATAAAGTGCCCGACGTATTACGCGAAGCAAAGCATGGTGCAGACTTTTTCTTGAAAGCTTACAATTTTGCCAAGGGCGTTATCGATGACATGCCCGTTTCCGTTGGCAATTTTGGCAGCGACCACGCTTTATGGACGCGCCCGGAAGCCCAAGATTATTTACCCACCGACAACTCTTCTATAGCAACAGACCGAGGCGGTCCAGCCTCTAGAACGGTCCGCCTTGGAGAACTCGGATCCAACATCGCAGGCGAAATCGCGGCAGGCCTTGCCATCTTGAGCAAGGATTACGCAAAATACGACAAGAAATTTGCGGACAGTTGCTTGACAGTTGCCGAAAAGATGTACGACTTTGCTAAGGCTCTTGCTCAAGGCAAATCGAGCTACGACGGCGACAAAAAGTTCAAGAACAACAAGAAAGCCACAGACTGGGGCTCTCTCGCCTACATCGGCAATAACGAATTCTATGACGACATGGCACTCGCCTCGGTAGCGCTCCTGTACGCCACCAGCAAAAAACAATATGCCGATGACATGTTCCGCACCAAGAGTCTTGTGCCCGGCCAGCAATATGGCAACGGAGCAGGTTTCTTTGAAGGTGGATGGTTCGTCACAGACAACAAGGCTTTCCTGAAAAACACGAAGAACACTAGCTGGGCCAATTCATACACTTACGCCCTATACGCTTTGTACAAATTTATTCTTGCTGACAAGACCAAGGCCACAACCGAATACGGACTTACCGAAGACGAACGACTCGCCGCTATCGAAGATTGCCTTGCGAACATGATTGCAAACCTAGGCGATATAGGCAATAATAATGGTGGTTCAGTAACACTCCCTGCTGGAGATATCAGCTTCAAGCAAAACAAGGTCTCATACGATCCCATTTGGTACAACATGATGACGGACCAGCTTTGGAATTTCAACCGCTATCAAATGGGCAATGTTTTCGAAGTGCTGGCATACTCCGATGTAGCAGCCGATATCGAAAAGCAAGGCATCACATTCCCCAAGATGGCTCAGACCGATTTAAAAGCTAACGAAATGAAGCAACTCGGCATCAACCAGCTGAATTACATGCTCGGCATGAACCCCTGGGATATTTCCTTTGTATATGGCATTGGCGACAAAAACGACGCCCACCCCCACCACAGGGCATCAAACCCCGAAGGAAGAAACACCCCGGGCATCAGCTACAAATACAATTGCCCGGTCGGAGCACTTTTCGGAGGCCCCACCCCCACTGAAAAAAATACCTGGGAGCCCAACGGAATGAGCTGGGAATACTATTTCTTCTCAGAAACTTGCCTTGACGCCTCTACCGTTCTTTTGTCAGCTCTTACCATCCTTAGCAATGGCGGTGACGACTATTATGAAAAGAAATGCGACAACTGCAAAACTGAAGCGACTCCAGCTTTAGAAGGAGCATACGCAACAGCATACCATTACACATGGAAAGAGGCCGACAACTTCAGCATCCGCATTGTCAACGAATCCCTTGAAAAACTGGATAGCATTACCGCGTATATATACTTCGATGCAACCGAAGACGATATAGAATCTTGCGGCCTTATGTTCGATATCGATATATGCACACTATATGATATTGCAGGATTCTCACAAATGTGCGCAACCAAGAGCAGCGAATTCCGCAATTATTTTAAAGAAAACGGCCCACAAAAAGTGGAAGGAACGGAAAACAAGGACAAGAAAACATACACATGGGCGCAAGCAATTCCTGTAGGATCTATTAACATCGGCAATAAAATCAGATTAGACGTTACAACTTCTTCGGGAATGAAATCTGGAGGAAAATGCGAAACACTAGCCCAGCCCGCCAAAACCAAGATTACCGACGGTTGGAGCTTCGCAAGCCACGCCGAGACCAAGGATGCTCCCGCATACGACGGTGCCCCCGACTGGGAAAAGGACTACGGCGATATCCAAGATGCCCCGAAAGATCCTTACATCGTCATTCGCGACAAGGGAAAACTCCTGTGGGGCTACGGCCCGGGCAAAACCACCAGCGACCGCGTTGGCTTCGTGAACGTTGCTAAAGTCAGCAAAGCCCGCATGCTGTTGAGCGACAACAGTCTCTTTGTCTTAGCGACCGCGCAAGGAACAAAGACCTTGAAGATCTTCGACATGCTCGGAAACCAGCTGTTGGAGAAATCCTTCGATGGCACTCGCGCAGAAGTAAACCTCGCAAATATCCCGCACCGCGGAACACTAGTTGCAAGAGTCATGCA
Encoded proteins:
- a CDS encoding GtrA family protein, translated to MKHFIKYNAIGVMNTLITLVTFWILHENLNWDYRLANFLGFVVGGLNSYIMNRIWNFKSTNKKRTEVIRFIIVFLCSYGVNYLVLKGATHVLTTASWCASFTEFISQFMKPTTFANLIANVVYVLVSFTLYKKWVFKTNA
- a CDS encoding OmpA family protein, with the protein product MKKIVAMSLLAGSFAFAQSGLMGGADGLNQKTANTLGEGGFAAGFGGQVSYDAWSLSRGGQYTKGGKTGSFYENAGSVTANINFAAGVTDFIDVGLALPLYYDHANSRLNDEGDMWKASRGDLELWAKAKLPFDEMTDGMFNAAIAAQFYFPTGDKAVGVRPRHAWFLHANGGETHPYGLRNMAFGGELILTLDLQKVGAPLRFNGNVGFVGTVTKGSNTLVYGGGINVLPTDWMDIFVEANGEFRVEKGTYHREPGYDPFTLTPGLRFHLPANIDIALGLDVGIRALSNFTWKYKDEMKDAAEYQLYYTDKNGKKVQYGYTPTPRYAGTASLVWRFGNVRGADEDNDGVANNIDQCAGTPAGAVVDANGCPVDGDNDGVFDGLDQCAETPAGAVVDAAGCPVDSDNDGVADGIDQCAETPAGVVVDAAGCPVDSDKDGVADYLDKCPNTASGATIDAAGCPIDSDKDGVADYLDQCPNTQSGIAVDGKGCPVDSDNDGVADYLDKCPSTPAGLPVNADGCSPDGDKDGIVDALDKCPNTPAGVSVDEVGCPVDSDKDGVADHLDKCPNTLVGVAVDKNGCPNKNQDLDKLKKGIQFKTGSAKLTASSNKTLNNIAKLLKKLPAVNLEVQGHTDDTGSEEKNKVMSEKRAQAVVKYLVKKGIDSERLRAVGYGSDKPIADNKTKKGRKLNRRVELVPFEK
- a CDS encoding ABC transporter ATP-binding protein, which gives rise to MQTVQPILSVQNLRRDFKMGDEIVHALRGVSFDIFPGEFVTIMGTSGSGKSTMLNILGCMDRPTSGHYILDGQHTETLKRDALARIRSQKLGFVFQSYNLLSRTTAIENVELPLLYNSKVSAEERHHRAIEALKMVGLESRMNHLPNQLSGGQQQRVAIARALVNDPVIILADEATGNLDTRTSYEIMMIFQELHRQGKTIAFVTHEPDIATFSGRTITLRDGLLKKDVINEKVQDAKAAFEALPPPETFEDDDEGEVE
- a CDS encoding ABC transporter permease → MNPFTLAKIALRALFRNRMRTFLSVLGIVIGVAAVITMVAMGEGSKKSIKEQMTAMGTNAITIMPNQSRRGGVQTESSESLEEEDVIAIRENATYINGVSPMVTIGGQAIVGNNNSPTTLSGVSADYLKIRNYEIEDGVMFDDEADRMAKVCVIGQTVVKNLFADENPIGKTIRYKSIPLKVIGTLKAKGSGDFGQDQDDVIFTPYQTVMRRFSATTNIRQIYANSIGEGYAQKATEEIMNILKERRNWTKPTDPFRVFTQEEMIQMVTSTSDMLSLVLTAIAGISLFVGGIGIMNIMYVSVTERTKEIGLRMAIGARGRDILLQFLFESVIISLLGGAIGIALGIAASETVKLAMNWPMSVSMTSVVVSFGVCFATGVFFGWYPARKASRLDPIEALRFE
- a CDS encoding acetyl-CoA hydrolase/transferase C-terminal domain-containing protein translates to MTWITTKKCSAADAAEMIRNGDVLGVSGFTLAGYPKAVPLAIAARADKLHESGEEFKVTLFAGASTGDSCDGALARANALNLRMPYQSNPSLRKAINDGSIRYIDAHLGKMGYLVRTGAVPAPTVAIVEVSAIFPDGRVCLSTSGGNSVCYLEMAPKIILELNTRLGDSCIGMHDNALPELPPHAKPLAIYSAGDRVGGEFVQIDPNKVIAIVENEAYDEVTPFVEPDEISKNIGERILDFIRFEESHGRLPKGLAYQSGVGKVANAVLCAMADDERLGQIDLYTEVIQEAVLPLLKKGKLGIASGTALTLSQAAQKEFVENSAEWKKHFVIRQQEVSNSPDVIRRLGVISMNTALEVDIFGNVNSSLVCGSAMMNGIGGSADFARHCALGFFLTPSVAKGGAISSVVPYVSHVDHTDHDTQIFVTEQGLADLRGLPVEERARLIIKNCAHPDYRAELTDVLEYGIKHAKGIHLPLALSRAFEMHTRFLETGKML
- a CDS encoding glycoside hydrolase family 9 protein, with protein sequence MIHNKKARLLASFTTLGAISVSAAFAATSPYDLIRPTWPLSWDAKVFEKFDTTVTKKTGMLPKATTPESFKAGELIPDTLDQAYFDAINTKISPIRVNQAGYLESDNERQFYFVGSSAEEFEVVDAYGKSLSKRVTGTFTKSEAETESNWTIVAGTSATTPDQQRYKVELTGPSGKIFIGKIPQTVPTNKRLRIKVGNEISSTFIVSDNVYSMAKDASLKFFGIQRSGNSESWFHGPSHMKDGGGAIVTNADEAGGTFDESRAGSLAGGWYDCGDYLKESQTQAFAFMALAVMSATNPSKDVDHYAYNQADFVNTDKVPDVLREAKHGADFFLKAYNFAKGVIDDMPVSVGNFGSDHALWTRPEAQDYLPTDNSSIATDRGGPASRTVRLGELGSNIAGEIAAGLAILSKDYAKYDKKFADSCLTVAEKMYDFAKALAQGKSSYDGDKKFKNNKKATDWGSLAYIGNNEFYDDMALASVALLYATSKKQYADDMFRTKSLVPGQQYGNGAGFFEGGWFVTDNKAFLKNTKNTSWANSYTYALYALYKFILADKTKATTEYGLTEDERLAAIEDCLANMIANLGDIGNNNGGSVTLPAGDISFKQNKVSYDPIWYNMMTDQLWNFNRYQMGNVFEVLAYSDVAADIEKQGITFPKMAQTDLKANEMKQLGINQLNYMLGMNPWDISFVYGIGDKNDAHPHHRASNPEGRNTPGISYKYNCPVGALFGGPTPTEKNTWEPNGMSWEYYFFSETCLDASTVLLSALTILSNGGDDYYEKKCDNCKTEATPALEGAYATAYHYTWKEADNFSIRIVNESLEKLDSITAYIYFDATEDDIESCGLMFDIDICTLYDIAGFSQMCATKSSEFRNYFKENGPQKVEGTENKDKKTYTWAQAIPVGSINIGNKIRLDVTTSSGMKSGGKCETLAQPAKTKITDGWSFASHAETKDAPAYDGAPDWEKDYGDIQDAPKDPYIVIRDKGKLLWGYGPGKTTSDRVGFVNVAKVSKARMLLSDNSLFVLATAQGTKTLKIFDMLGNQLLEKSFDGTRAEVNLANIPHRGTLVARVMQNNKALSTKAFKVR